Proteins co-encoded in one Nothobranchius furzeri strain GRZ-AD chromosome 4, NfurGRZ-RIMD1, whole genome shotgun sequence genomic window:
- the LOC107389281 gene encoding carbohydrate sulfotransferase 5-like: protein MKTWSRSWYFVFIKPEPCVVFSSLLKKTFKNDKSIPRVTDILLPKEQQPAVMKNSRSDKLILLVVLQGAAGVWLYSCYLQLHPDNSATPERRVHVLLLSSWRSGSSFLGQVFGQHPSVFYLMEPGWHVWNKMPNFDTQFLQIALRDLLQKLYRCDLSEMSAYLPENHRVSSLFMWTESRALCSAPACSVTATNKDQCLQRCGVHGLPKVEEACASYSHVVLKETRFFELESLFPLLQDPSLDLRIVHLVRDPRAVLRSREESAKSFKADNAVVLEQRKVPAARVQYEVMRKVCQSHIRIGKTALLNPPPFLEGRYKLVRYEDVARNPLKQVEDIYEFVGLKMTGQMRDWVYRKTHGRGKGDMKNAFEITSRNATQVSEAWRTMLPHSKVRRVQEVCEEAMSLLGYTTVKSEKQQKTLDIDLLFPSERHQL, encoded by the exons ATGAAAACGTGGAGCAGGTCTTGGTATTTTGTCTTCATCAAACCTGAACCCTGTGTCGTCTTCTCCTCCCTGCTGAAGAAAACCTTTAAAAACGACAAATCTATTCCAC GCGTGACGGATATCCTCCTGCCCAAGGAGCAGCAACCTGCAGTCATGAAAAACAGCAGGTCAGACAAGCTCATTCTTCTAGTCGTCCTGCAGGGAGCAGCGGGGGTGTGGCTCTACAGCTGTTaccttcagctccaccccgacaaCTCGGCCACCCCTGAAAGACGAGTCCACGTGTTGCTGCTGTCGTCATGGCGATCAGGCTCGTCCTTCCTGGGTCAAGTCTTTGGTCAGCACCCTTCTGTTTTTTATCTGATGGAGCCCGGTTGGCATGTTTGGAACAAAATGCCAAATTTCGATACGCAGTTTCTGCAAATAGCTCTGAGAGATTTACTGCAGAAGCTCTACCGGTGCGACCTCTCAGAGATGAGCGCTTATCTACCAGAAAACCACCGTGTTTCATCTTTATTTATGTGGACAGAAAGTCGGGCTCTTTGCTCAGCGCCAGCATGCTCCGTCACAGCGACCAACAAAGATCAGTGTCTGCAGCGATGTGGTGTTCATGGTCTGCCGAAGGTGGAGGAGGCCTGCGCCTCGTATAGTCACGTGGTGTTAAAGGAAACACGCTTTTTTGAGCTGGAGTCTTTGTTTCCCTTGTTGCAAGACCCCAGCCTGGATCTCCGCATTGTTCATCTGGTCCGGGACCCACGGGCTGTGCTGCGATCCAGAGAGGAGTCAGCCAAATCCTTTAAAGCTGATAACGCTGTGGTCCTGGAGCAGAGGAAGGTTCCTGCAGCTCGGGTTCAGTATGAGGTGATGAGGAAAGTCTGCCAGAGTCACATTCGCATCGGTAAGACGGCTCTCTTGAACCCTCCTCCGTTTCTAGAAGGCCGCTACAAACTGGTTCGCTATGAAGACGTGGCGCGCAACCCACTAAAGCAGGTCGAGGATATTTATGAGTTTGTCGGGCTAAAGATGACCGGACAGATGAGGGACTGGGTCTACAGGAAGACCCATGGAAGGGGCAAAGGCGACATGAAAAACGCTTTTGAAATTACGTCCAGAAATGCAACTCAGGTGTCCGAGGCTTGGCGCACCATGCTGCCTCACAGCAAGGTCAGACGTGTCCAGGAAGTGTGTGAGGAGGCCATGTCGCTGCTGGGCTACACGACAGTCAAGagtgaaaaacaacaaaagacaCTTGACATTGATTTGTTGTTTCCGTCTGAACGGCATCAGTTATGA